Genomic segment of Mercurialis annua linkage group LG6, ddMerAnnu1.2, whole genome shotgun sequence:
AAGACATGGTTACGTGGAATAGAGCTGCAGTTATGAAGCACATCTGGGATTTGATTGTAATCAAAGGCTCTCTCTGGGCTCAGTGGGTTACTAGAAATAAGCTCAAAATGATGAGCTTCTAGGGAATTACCAAGCCTCTGATTGCTAGCTGGAATTGGAGGAGCTTGATTAAATTGAGAGATGAGTTTAAACAGGggattatttattaattaggaAGAGGTGAGATCTCTTTCTGGCATGATCCCTGGATTGAGGGGAAAGCTTTGGTTGATCTGTATCCTAATGCCTAAATGTCAGATGCAGATATACTTAGAAATGCTAATGTGAAAGATGTATGGCAAAAAGGTAAATGGAATCTTCCTGATCCATTTGATGAAGCAACTGAAAGTATGTGGATCATGATAGCTGAGAATCATAGTGTCCAGCCTGATAGAGATGACAACATTAGATGGAAGTATAGCAAAGCTGGTATTTTTACTATTAAATCTGCCATGGAACATATTAGATGTAAATTTGATAATGTGTCTTGGTGGAAAGTGCTGTGGAGACCTGGTTTTGTGCCAAGGCATAGCTTCATAGCTTGGCTTGCTGTGAAGAACAAACTCTGAACAAGGGATAGACTAAAGAGGTAAGGTACTATTGACAATGATGTTTGTGTGTTTTGTCAACAACATACTGAAACTGTACAACACCTATTCTTTGAATGTCATATTACTGGAAGTGTGTTCAAGAAAGTTCTGCAAGCTTAACAGAGAGGTTTCCAGCTGGAGAAGGGAGTGGTCCTGGTTTAGTAGGAAAGCTATGGGGAAAAGTATCCTTGCTAAGATCAGAAGGATTGCCTTTGTGT
This window contains:
- the LOC126687770 gene encoding uncharacterized protein LOC126687770, with the protein product MSDADILRNANVKDVWQKGKWNLPDPFDEATESMWIMIAENHSVQPDRDDNIRWKYSKAGIFTIKSAMEHIRCKFDNVSWWKVLWRPGFVPRHSFIAWLAVKNKL